The Episyrphus balteatus chromosome 3, idEpiBalt1.1, whole genome shotgun sequence genome segment ttacacaaaTCAAAGCCATGATATGTTTGACAGATGACAGAAAAAGTGCTGAATAAAAAAGCATATTCAGCGAATTTTTCAACATGTCCGAGGTTGAAATTAGTAATGAAAGCGTTcaagtacatatttgttttgcaaaatcAAATCGGTGGAGTTTTTTCTTCTTGGATTTACATATACGTTTGCATGCAGAAAAGTAAAGGGAAAAAGATATAATACCTGAAATCCGTACGTATGAAAGAGAGGCATTGATGAAGACGAACATGTTCGTCTTCACCATAATCTCCCTATAATCTGCATTTATGAAGATCTCTGCATTTTCATCTATTCTCTCTAACCAACATCTGTgaatcttatgtcgttttctattgacgaatctcagaatgagatttgtgaatttgacagctgaaagggggggtgaagagggaaaatagtggacaaatctcagatttcatgatctatttgcgtcctgagattcaaaaaaatgacaaaaaaattgaatctgagattcaagaatctgattctggattcttatcaagattcacgcatacaaacacacgcactttcacacacactcctctgtttgacatttgtctgaacatttgttgttgttttatttttttatacgcacagatttcgcacacaattacaaaactagatttcatattctatttgcagtggaaaatctgagaattttacacaaaaatctcaaaagtcaatagaaaacgacattaaatacTGGTGTCTCCTTTCAATGCAGATCTGGAAATGCAGACGTATGTTAATCCACCACTAAGCCGCTCGTAAACCAACGACGTAcgacgataaaaaaaaaacttttgagacagtttttgtatgaaaaacaaaTTCTGCACCTGAACGTAAACGTTCtagtttctataaaaataatgtcGGTAGATTTTTTTGTCGCAAACtactttacttttttaaatcgGAATGACCTGAACGCTCAAATTTGCATTCCGTTTTTACCTCAGAGTTcgaacattgtatatatatttctatagtactatcaatccatgaaaatactttagcgacatcttttggtagatctgcacttcaattttctgcataaggttcaaacataaaataaactagcgatcccagcggtggcgacgcaaaacagaaaattctacttcatgagagtactataagaatatatatacaatggttcGAACAAGAGTCGCTCAATAAGCTTGGTAAaaaatagccgttttttattatcccaaaTGCATTGACTTGGCTTTTTAACATTACGGACCTTTAACCAGTGCTAAACCTCAGCTTTCCCAAAGATTTCAGAATATAAAAGTTGCTGAATCatgaattaaatatttgtacagacGTGGCTCAGCCTTGGTTTAGAAATGTAACTCTCCCATTTCGGCGGATTGGTTGTGGTTGAACTTTGCTTGAAACATGGATTTGTCTATTTTAACATAAATGGATCGATTTCGGGGGAGTAGCTGCGgttcaacttcggttcaagcatgaatgtgACTATTACATAGATggaccttgaaccagtgcttAACTTCAGATTTCCTACCGATTTCAAAagataaaggcttggccacaccggagggtatgcggtagcggtacgggtagcggtaacgatatttgtatgaaaaaagttccacatctgaacgttgatatgtcagtttggaatttttttcatacaagtaccgttacctctacccgtaccgctaccgcataccctccggtgtggccaagccttaaaagttgctgatccacggatttaatatttgtacaactggcactaaTTCGACGCGACAACAAAAGTTTTCGAGATCTGAATGCGTTCCTTTTCCTAATGTATTTCTAAGCACTGAATGCATATCTTATCTGAGTTTCAAACCAAAAAGAAGTATATTCTTTCAAACACCACATTCGCCCTCTATAACTTTTTTCCCAATCattagtgtcaaaataaaaatcgataTTCACAAAGGATATGGAaagaaaatgtataaaaattttgctgCTTAAGAAAAATCTTTCCATTTAATAAGTAAAATAAGAATGTTTTTCAATTCTTAAATCAATTTGAAACAATAAAaagtgcaaacaaaaaaaaccttataatgGATTTCCCACAACAAATCGAAGGTAAGTGAAAttaatcaacaacaaaaaaaactcaagtcTCTTGGTTTTCCTTTAacccttttgaaattttaacttCGTCGTAAGAAATGGAGTGGTGGTgttttacataaaatattttaactatccttattgtttttgttattgttttttcttaggATATTTAATAGTTTTATTATTAACACTTTCTTGAAATCATTTCATGAATCATTCGctgcttaaatatttttttttcaacaaagacTTTCTCATTAATTTTGTCTGGAcaagaaatcaatttattttcattagtcTCCTTAATAACTGAGATTTGGAAGATGatctataacttttttgtatctATAAGATGTagtttgataaaataatttgcTTTGCTttctaatgaaaacattttaaagaaaatataaacaatttacaATACACGCCCTAATCTAGGCATTAAccagtttatattttatatttaacttttttatgagtGTTGATGGCAAACAATCCACTCGAATGCAATCGGGGTAAGATATAAAGTGAATGGCCGATTATACAATATTTTTGTCCTGATTAAATTCTTTGATATGAGTTTCTAGTTTATTCAGTTAGGTATCAAAATGAAAGTTCTCATGCACCTATAAAAAATCTTATTCCGTCACTGACATAGTATAGTAGaagaaatgcaattttttagaAGATAGACtatctcattttttaaaatttggtttgCTTGATGCTTCTATTAATAACATCGAAGTAAAGTCTTCAAAATATTCATCAatatttgaaagataaaaatGGTTTCGGCTTAAGCAAGGTGTTTTTACAAAATGTATGCTTTTGCATGAACTTAGAAGGGAATTGATACTTCTTCCATCAGTAAAATTAGAATTTCTTGTGGTTTCTTCTTGCTAAATCAATGAATTCTTATTTGAGATATAATTTTCTAACATGTTTACTTTTGTGAAGTTTCAGTGGGTGTTAGAAAAgtagattttttatttacttaatgTTGCACTTGCCGTTACTTGAGCTCGGTTATCCATAGATTTTTTGGATCATAACTTCTCATCTCATATGCTTAAACCATTTTTAAGGTTGTATAAAACTAGttaccttttattttatttctatttggaGCACTTCTCTTAAAAACATTTCCCCGGGAGctgatttttttgtatcttcgaTCAATCAATATACTAAGTATTTTCACTAAGTTTTAGTTTCtagttatttctttttttcttatcagTTTTTTGTAAAGTCATAATGTGCAGTGCAAAATTGACCTGCCGAAAAAGGATCTTCCAATATACACAGATACAGACACATTTCCTACTCATTAGTGAACAACAAGCAATATACATGCGTTTAATTAGCTAACAAGATTTATTACGTTAATATACAGTTCAGTTTATAAAGAAGAGATTATCTTCGAAAAGACTTAATGATTTCtgtaacaaaattaaataaaactctGCCTAAGAAATTATGATAAGACTTCACAGTAgataaaataattgtttctttttttgtaagatattttaagttttgttatttctGATTTAAACAAACAATGCAAATACAAAATGAGTCAAATATTTGTATATGGCCGAATATTTATCCGACATTTATGGATTTGAAAACATTGAGATGCAACAAATCAGATTCAAACATTTAACGGAGAAAAAATGAAACCTATTTATTTATAACTcatcggattttttttaatagaaagcTAATGCCAAAGccaaatatcaatctttttaaACGCAAAGCTAacagtttttgaattttaagacACACGCATTTTTGCTGTTCTGTTGGGCTATAATTTGACCATTCAGTTTGTCCAAAGTTACTTTCATCAAACATATTTGCTATGTCCCCGAAAATGTTTACCTTTACATTAATATATTGTGGGCTTAAGCATTAGtaatgtgtgtgtgtataatGTTATCTCTACTAGctgttttgaatatattttttttataaaaaaaatcacatgcTTGGCTTTGTTTACTTCAACAACGGTAAACGTTTTCGTGTTAAAATCCGAAGAATCTTAGTAAAAGTTctatagggtttttttttttttagttggaaAACTCAAATACTCAAATACTGAAAGTTAAAACCATCGtgttaatcaaaattaaacttttttcatttaaaagaaCAGTACATTTTAATTCGTTAATTTTAGTTGTATTCTCTGAAGCTGAATAATGTTCGCTGGGTTTACATAAAAAGTGCTTTCTATCTTGACTCATAGAGCTCTTGACATATAGAACTTTTCACCATTGGTGTAAGTacttctaaaaacaaaagttcgaaacaaatttattaCCTCCATTTTTAAACATTATAAAGATTCGGTATACCAAAATGGATGGACCAGTAAAACCAAGTAAATTCTTAAAAGAAATAACCCTAGAAATAAATCTAAATATAGATATAGTGCGGATccacttttcttatttttatgttcgtGATTGATTACTGAAACTATTTTTCAATAGTTCTAAACTTgtccttttgtttaaaaaaaaaagaaaaaaattaaataaaacggcTCTGCCGGAGGTGAGTTATATGCCAAATTCTCCTAGATATTTTTTATATCGAAAGTAAAACACCTCCATTTCTTTCCAAAGACTTACAAAATTCATTACCAtaacaaaattttcatatatttatttttcaattcggctttatcaattttatttaagtaatCGCAAAATTCTCTCTCCTCATTTTCTCTTCCACTAAAGTTTTGTTACATCCAATAATTCCCATAATAAACAATAATTAGTGACATactcaaaattaaagaaaataaaacataaacaaacaaaacaaaataagaaaatactcACTTCTCTTCGATTCACTTAGAAACTCTCGCCGAGACGCCCATGACCTATGATGTAGTCATGGAATCTCTTTTCGAACGCAAACACACCAAACTGGACAGTACATTGTCATCAACAACAGCATTATCATCGGCTGATTTGAAAATGTCATCCAGTTTGGGTAGTAACTTAGAAGATACCACACCTAGTGACTCTGGAGTACAGACACTAGACTCTGAATCAAGTAGTGAACTTATGATCGATTCAATAACCTCACAAACTGGGTTTGATTTTGAAGATTTGAAACCACTTGTTGAATCTGAGCTGCATTCAAATCAATTGCCGGATCTAGTTCCGAATCAGCTTAAAGCTGGACAAATCATTCGTAGTGATATGGAAAATTCAAATGTGTCAGTTTTGAATGGCGATGATGTTATGACTACAAGTAATTGCTCTACATTTGATGGGGAAAATATAGTCTATCGTCGACGAATCAGAAAGCctcatacaacaacaaaaacgccCAAAAAGAGGGTCTCATTTCATGAAGATATCTTAAAGAATACTCGTACAGATAATATTCACATTGAGCACGGTTTTGTTACATACAAAAACGGAAGAAAGGCTGCTGCAGCTTCTTCAATGGCCGGTCGTTACTCATGGTGCTCAGAAGGTGACGCTGGTGGCTCAGAACTATGCAATCAGGAGCCCGATGACCCTGAACGTCGAGTTGTTTACCGAAATGCTTGCTCAGATGTTCTCGATTATGGAAACTCAGATATTTATGAGAACAATGACAGCAACTATTTAAAGTACGATAACTCCGGTGTCTTTGAGTATCATCCCCAGCAtgctcaaaaacaaaaacataaacaacCCGAACAGGCAGCAGCCATTGGCAAGAATGATGTAAAACTGTATAAATGCTCCTGTTCAAGTTCCAACTCCAGCTTGGATTCTGATGAAATGGATAAGAACTCAAACAGCCGATCCAACTATGCTCAGGCAAAATCTAACTCATGTGATTGCATTGGTATGAATCACACCAACAACAACTTTATAAATGACAATTGCTATTTTTCCGAACCAAATATTGATAATTTGAATGAGGGTAAATCTGTTTGGAATAAGGAGAAAAGACCAAAGACTAGTTGCTTAAAGAAAACCAAGCGTCATACTAACATCATTCACGAGCAGGATCTCAATACAAAAGTTAAGAAATTTAACGTACACGACATGAACAATCTTATTGATAATAGCAAAATGATATTTGGCTCTTTGAAGAGCATTTTTGCTATTCCTCTGCCAGAGCGCGGGGTTCCAGAGGGTTCTGAAGATTTGCAATCAGTTTACGAGTGTATTCCTGAAGCTGATGGATTGGTAAGGAGTTTCTCGCCCATTCGAGcaaaaccatttttaagtaaGAGTCTTGATGGATCGAAGGACAAAAATAAGTCAAAATTCGTGCACAATGTTGATCAGCAATTGCGTCGCAAAAACGAAGAAGATATGTTTGCACCAACTCGACAGAATAGTGCCGATGATAAGCCGGCAAATAATGATGACGAATCAAACGACGAGCTAGAGCAAAAGATTCAAGACACCCCAGAGACACAAGCTGTTGGCGGAATGACCCAGTTTCGTAACAAATTCATTATTAATTGCGAAAGTACTGTATTCGAGCACACAGGAGTGTCTTATACTTTCGAATCGTACGGTTTGGATGGTGATGGTAGTCAAACTGATGCTGCAAATTCAGTTGCTCAGAGCACTCCTTTAGCACAATCAGATCAAGAAAAAGGCGCCTTTATGTCGGTGCCAAATGTTAAACAAACATTTGCTAACATATTTCGAACTTTGAAAGAGACAGCTACTTCTCCAACTGCAAAGAAAGAAGATTTTGCTAGTGCAATTGTTGGAAGCGCAGGAGCAGTTAAAGATCAAGAACCGGTTTTGGTGAATCCTAAATCAGCAGTTACAACAACTCCCAGTGAACCATCTGACACGAAATCAATGTGCTCTGATATGACATCATCAACTTCATCTTGGCAAAAATCTGGACGCTTGTCACCAGTTACTAGTGCTTCTAGTAACAAGAATGAAGTGCGAAGCAGTGTGGAAAAGCAGAACCGACATTTACCTTCGCCTATGAAAAAACGAGCGGGTGGAGCATGTGCTCTCACTACAGTACCCGCCCGTTTTGAACATCCAAACCGAATGAGCCCAGATTTATTTAATCTGTATTCAGGAAGTCGTGGTGGTTGTGGACGTGATTCAAAAAGCACAATTCTGAGTGAAGAATTCGACGATATATTAACCATAACTACAGACACGGATAAGAATGAAAGTGATATAGTAATTGTTGACTATCCAGAGGCTTCAACGAGTGACTATACGCCACCAAATATTCAAAACAACAATCTACTTAAACCTCAAACCAAAACCAGTCTAATCAATCGATTTTTGAGGAATGTTactcaaaagaaaataattgaaaCAACTATAAGAAAGAATAATTTCTTTGCTGGCAAAATTAAGAATGAGCAAAAACTTTTTTCGGGAAATCTATACGTGAAGGGTGTCAAGCCTAAGAATATCGATTTGATTGAGGATTTAAATGCAGAAATTGCTATGGAAATTGAAATGTCTGCTGCGAATTCACCACGTCGTGAATTAGTTGGCATGGAAGCTGGTCTCCCAGGCGATATTTCTCGTTTTGAATTGGGAATAGGTGAAATTTCTATTGATATATTCAATGGAAATTATTTACATATTCTTAGAAATGATAGAGAGATTTTAATGAAAgtaagttttacaaaaaaaaaaaactgtttatgggttgagcaatttttttaatattcgtttcTTCTAGGTATTCAAGTTGTACACTGGTTATAGTAGGGAAGGATTTATGACTCCAGTATTGGTATTTCTGACTGATAAGACTTTGTATGTAGCCGACTTAGTGCGGAATAGATTGTGCAGCAAATTTGTATTGCCCTATTCCGAGTTGGATGTTATATTGGTaaataaactttgttttaaaagattTGATTTGATTAAGAACTTCATCTAGCCTGTGTCAAATATTTCCGATGTgaatactttattttgtttttttttttttttcagatgggTCCGTATGGAAACACAGTGTTGTTGAGTAATTGTGATCGTGACATGCAACAAGTTCTTTTGGCCGGTGGGCCATATCCTGCGGATGGTTTAGTAGCAAATTTAGAGCTATGTGCTCGTCGTGGTGGATCTATTCTTCCAGCTGTTGGGCAGCTTACCCTGCAGCATTTATCGCCTCTTCAAGCATTTGTCCGTGAAAATTCTTCTGTTACCAAGGATGATATTTGGATGTATTACGCAGTTATTAACATCCCAGCTGGTACATTAGGCATTGAAGAGGAACCTCTAGGACCGCATGTAAAAGGATTCCTCATGCATAGGCGCATAAGAGAACATGCCGTGAATGCTAGAGAATCATGGCATCCTGGATATTTCTTACTCaagtaaataatatttttattttaacaaaaaatgatattaattaatttaaattgttcTTCCGAAATAGGGCTGGAGTTTTGTACATGTTCCACGATTCTACTCAAAAACTACCAACATGGGCTATGGCTTTAGCAGAATGTCAAGGAGCTAGACGTTCTCTCAAAGCTGGGCGTCCGCATTGCTTTGAAATTTTACTTCGAAATCAGTTGCTGCAATTGGCTGCTCCTGATGAGTATGTAGCATCCGAATGGCTTCAAGCTCTACTGCAATCGGCCAGTGGGGTGGGTGTTAGTATTACAGATGTAAACTAttcaaaatgtttgtttgaACAATGTTATTTTTACAGCTCTTTGAAATgcaagaaaaacacaaaacactcGGTTGTTCGTTGATCGTGACACAAAATCACTTGATTACTCTACGTGAAGATTTCTCAGCACCTTTAAGACAGATGAACAAGAGTCCCAATAAGAGTAGCACATTGCAAGATAGAAAGTCTTCACCGCTCAAAGAAGTTTTTGAAGCAAATGTTAATGACACAAGTAGTGTTGTAagtttttatatcattttttatttttaaaatacaaattctaagtaatttaatttttttttcgttgaaatagATAAGTTCTGCTATGAGTACACCAACCAGAAATACAGGTCGCTCAAATTCTTCACTTAATTCGACTCCAACTCGGTTGTCACAAACATCACAATCTACAATCACAACATCAACAAATTCAAAACATCATAGACCAAGTTTGGAAGAAACTAGTTCAACAAATATGAGCAGTGTTTATGGAAAGAACTCTGGAATTGAAATACTAACTTGTGCTGATATTAAAGAAATGACTGGTATTAAGATTCCATCGCATAATGATACCTGGTGGTGTGTGTTGGAATTTTCTTGTCAAGAAGTTCGTGAGAGTTCAGATGATTTAGTTATATTTTTTGCTAGTAGTTCAGAAATGCAAAGATTTTTACGGATGTTGGAACATTTGTGGCAGGCTAAAAATGTAAGTATTCGAATAATAAAATAGCAAGTAGATTAAAATTTTCCGGGATAACTACAataactcaataaaaaaaaacaaagttttaataaGGATCAttcatccgttttcaaaaaattgatttttcaaaataaaaggagaatgggcattttggacgttgagcggccatcaatgaaattggtatcaaatgaaagaattataacctaggaaaaacttttactatggacgtttcgctgtattgcgttcagaatgcaagataatgcagtattagtattgttaatgcattgttcaatgtatgaaggACAAATTGATTCATATTTTGATTTGGAACATAAGTATGATGCTCTgccattttccctgagtctgaagacattaatcttgaaaatacgaccaatagaactcataatataagatttttaagacaaccacttcaagattttgttcgaaagttttcaaacaattcaaactaacaaaaaattgaacaacgaaactctcaaaataggcttgaaattgttgttttaaaatgcttatagtttgggttctagtggttggatattcaagataaaggtcttcaaaCTCAGGAATAATGACAGAGTatcatattttgcacttaaaatacacaatttagttataacattgagacaatctatataaagtgttaaatgcaaaaatgcattttatccgttgttgaagtacgtcacaaggataaaacttctgcacaatatttgtaaaccttaattacatcaaaaaataacaaattcatccctggccgcgtaacgtccacgttccatacaaacttgcccattctccttttgaacttttttttaactccaaaaattatttttttttttttttttttgaaaattgttcttaattcTAATATTTTagttgttatctcgagttcggttttttttactaatcctTCCTATAGTGCTATAGTGCCTAATAGGAAGTAAAAACAATGATCAAAATCGGTTCACACAGTCGAACCTCCTGGggtaacaaacataaagaaaaaaaagggtcGAATTGagaacctcctcctttttgttATAACCCATCCGAAAGTTAAATTCCGTATCAATTTCACTTTGATCAATTTCTTAGATTGAAAAGAATGAAAGTGGATGTGTTGGGGCattcgtgtaaaaaaaattgaaataacaaTCAAACTCGAAATTACGAAGatagaaaatgagaaaaaaaaactggatcCCACTAGTATGTCTTTATAGgtctacttttttcaacatttttatccTAATTTTTGTGTGGGTACTCTGGAACt includes the following:
- the LOC129913510 gene encoding uncharacterized protein LOC129913510 isoform X3, which translates into the protein MTYDVVMESLFERKHTKLDSTLSSTTALSSADLKMSSSLGSNLEDTTPSDSGVQTLDSESSSELMIDSITSQTGFDFEDLKPLVESELHSNQLPDLVPNQLKAGQIIRSDMENSNVSVLNGDDVMTTSNCSTFDGENIVYRRRIRKPHTTTKTPKKRVSFHEDILKNTRTDNIHIEHGFVTYKNGRKAAAASSMAGRYSWCSEGDAGGSELCNQEPDDPERRVVYRNACSDVLDYGNSDIYENNDSNYLKYDNSGVFEYHPQHAQKQKHKQPEQAAAIGKNDVKLYKCSCSSSNSSLDSDEMDKNSNSRSNYAQAKSNSCDCIGMNHTNNNFINDNCYFSEPNIDNLNEGKSVWNKEKRPKTSCLKKTKRHTNIIHEQDLNTKVKKFNVHDMNNLIDNSKMIFGSLKSIFAIPLPERGVPEGSEDLQSVYECIPEADGLVRSFSPIRAKPFLSKSLDGSKDKNKSKFVHNVDQQLRRKNEEDMFAPTRQNSADDKPANNDDESNDELEQKIQDTPETQAVGGMTQFRNKFIINCESTVFEHTGVSYTFESYGLDGDGSQTDAANSVAQSTPLAQSDQEKGAFMSVPNVKQTFANIFRTLKETATSPTAKKEDFASAIVGSAGAVKDQEPVLVNPKSAVTTTPSEPSDTKSMCSDMTSSTSSWQKSGRLSPVTSASSNKNEVRSSVEKQNRHLPSPMKKRAGGACALTTVPARFEHPNRMSPDLFNLYSGSRGGCGRDSKSTILSEEFDDILTITTDTDKNESDIVIVDYPEASTSDYTPPNIQNNNLLKPQTKTSLINRFLRNVTQKKIIETTIRKNNFFAGKIKNEQKLFSGNLYVKGVKPKNIDLIEDLNAEIAMEIEMSAANSPRRELVGMEAGLPGDISRFELGIGEISIDIFNGNYLHILRNDREILMKVFKLYTGYSREGFMTPVLVFLTDKTLYVADLVRNRLCSKFVLPYSELDVILMGPYGNTVLLSNCDRDMQQVLLAGGPYPADGLVANLELCARRGGSILPAVGQLTLQHLSPLQAFVRENSSVTKDDIWMYYAVINIPAGTLGIEEEPLGPHVKGFLMHRRIREHAVNARESWHPGYFLLKAGVLYMFHDSTQKLPTWAMALAECQGARRSLKAGRPHCFEILLRNQLLQLAAPDEYVASEWLQALLQSASGVGLFEMQEKHKTLGCSLIVTQNHLITLREDFSAPLRQMNKSPNKSSTLQDRKSSPLKEVFEANVNDTSSVISSAMSTPTRNTGRSNSSLNSTPTRLSQTSQSTITTSTNSKHHRPSLEETSSTNMSSVYGKNSGIEILTCADIKEMTGIKIPSHNDTWWCVLEFSCQEVRESSDDLVIFFASSSEMQRFLRMLEHLWQAKNNDLFPITVLDEDDSVSEQCTALYMDIQRSWEPLLSAALGYPL
- the LOC129913510 gene encoding uncharacterized protein LOC129913510 isoform X1, with the protein product MDFPQQIEETLAETPMTYDVVMESLFERKHTKLDSTLSSTTALSSADLKMSSSLGSNLEDTTPSDSGVQTLDSESSSELMIDSITSQTGFDFEDLKPLVESELHSNQLPDLVPNQLKAGQIIRSDMENSNVSVLNGDDVMTTSNCSTFDGENIVYRRRIRKPHTTTKTPKKRVSFHEDILKNTRTDNIHIEHGFVTYKNGRKAAAASSMAGRYSWCSEGDAGGSELCNQEPDDPERRVVYRNACSDVLDYGNSDIYENNDSNYLKYDNSGVFEYHPQHAQKQKHKQPEQAAAIGKNDVKLYKCSCSSSNSSLDSDEMDKNSNSRSNYAQAKSNSCDCIGMNHTNNNFINDNCYFSEPNIDNLNEGKSVWNKEKRPKTSCLKKTKRHTNIIHEQDLNTKVKKFNVHDMNNLIDNSKMIFGSLKSIFAIPLPERGVPEGSEDLQSVYECIPEADGLVRSFSPIRAKPFLSKSLDGSKDKNKSKFVHNVDQQLRRKNEEDMFAPTRQNSADDKPANNDDESNDELEQKIQDTPETQAVGGMTQFRNKFIINCESTVFEHTGVSYTFESYGLDGDGSQTDAANSVAQSTPLAQSDQEKGAFMSVPNVKQTFANIFRTLKETATSPTAKKEDFASAIVGSAGAVKDQEPVLVNPKSAVTTTPSEPSDTKSMCSDMTSSTSSWQKSGRLSPVTSASSNKNEVRSSVEKQNRHLPSPMKKRAGGACALTTVPARFEHPNRMSPDLFNLYSGSRGGCGRDSKSTILSEEFDDILTITTDTDKNESDIVIVDYPEASTSDYTPPNIQNNNLLKPQTKTSLINRFLRNVTQKKIIETTIRKNNFFAGKIKNEQKLFSGNLYVKGVKPKNIDLIEDLNAEIAMEIEMSAANSPRRELVGMEAGLPGDISRFELGIGEISIDIFNGNYLHILRNDREILMKVFKLYTGYSREGFMTPVLVFLTDKTLYVADLVRNRLCSKFVLPYSELDVILMGPYGNTVLLSNCDRDMQQVLLAGGPYPADGLVANLELCARRGGSILPAVGQLTLQHLSPLQAFVRENSSVTKDDIWMYYAVINIPAGTLGIEEEPLGPHVKGFLMHRRIREHAVNARESWHPGYFLLKAGVLYMFHDSTQKLPTWAMALAECQGARRSLKAGRPHCFEILLRNQLLQLAAPDEYVASEWLQALLQSASGVGLFEMQEKHKTLGCSLIVTQNHLITLREDFSAPLRQMNKSPNKSSTLQDRKSSPLKEVFEANVNDTSSVISSAMSTPTRNTGRSNSSLNSTPTRLSQTSQSTITTSTNSKHHRPSLEETSSTNMSSVYGKNSGIEILTCADIKEMTGIKIPSHNDTWWCVLEFSCQEVRESSDDLVIFFASSSEMQRFLRMLEHLWQAKNNDLFPITVLDEDDSVSEQCTALYMDIQRSWEPLLSAALGYPL
- the LOC129913510 gene encoding uncharacterized protein LOC129913510 isoform X2, whose product is MDFPQQIEETLAETPMTYDVVMESLFERKHTKLDSTLSSTTALSSADLKMSSSLGSNLEDTTPSDSGVQTLDSESSSELMIDSITSQTGFDFEDLKPLVESELHSNQLPDLVPNQLKAGQIIRSDMENSNVSVLNGDDVMTTSNCSTFDGENIVYRRRIRKPHTTTKTPKKRVSFHEDILKNTRTDNIHIEHGFVTYKNGRKAAAASSMAGRYSWCSEGDAGGSELCNQEPDDPERRVVYRNACSDVLDYGNSDIYENNDSNYLKYDNSGVFEYHPQHAQKQKHKQPEQAAAIGKNDVKLYKCSCSSSNSSLDSDEMDKNSNSRSNYAQAKSNSCDCIGMNHTNNNFINDNCYFSEPNIDNLNEGKSVWNKEKRPKTSCLKKTKRHTNIIHEQDLNTKVKKFNVHDMNNLIDNSKMIFGSLKSIFAIPLPERGVPEGSEDLQSVYECIPEADGLVRSFSPIRAKPFLSKSLDGSKDKNKSKFVHNVDQQLRRKNEEDMFAPTRQNSADDKPANNDDESNDELEQKIQDTPETQAVGGMTQFRNKFIINCESTVFEHTGVSYTFESYGLDGDGSQTDAANSVAQSTPLAQSDQEKGAFMSVPNVKQTFANIFRTLKETATSPTAKKEDFASAIVGSAGAVKDQEPVLVNPKSAVTTTPSEPSDTKSMCSDMTSSTSSWQKSGRLSPVTSASSNKNEVRSSVEKQNRHLPSPMKKRAGGACALTTVPARFEHPNRMSPDLFNLYSGSRGGCGRDSKSTILSEEFDDILTITTDTDKNESDIVIVDYPEASTSDYTPPNIQNNNLLKPQTKTSLINRFLRNVTQKKIIETTIRKNNFFAGKIKNEQKLFSGNLYVKGVKPKNIDLIEDLNAEIAMEIEMSAANSPRRELVGMEAGLPGDISRFELGIGEISIDIFNGNYLHILRNDREILMKVFKLYTGYSREGFMTPVLVFLTDKTLYVADLVRNRLCSKFVLPYSELDVILMGPYGNTVLLSNCDRDMQQVLLAGGPYPADGLVANLELCARRGGSILPAVGQLTLQHLSPLQAFVRENSSVTKDDIWMYYAVINIPAGTLGIEEEPLGPHVKGFLMHRRIREHAVNARESWHPGYFLLKAGVLYMFHDSTQKLPTWAMALAECQGARRSLKAGRPHCFEILLRNQLLQLAAPDEYVASEWLQALLQSASGLFEMQEKHKTLGCSLIVTQNHLITLREDFSAPLRQMNKSPNKSSTLQDRKSSPLKEVFEANVNDTSSVISSAMSTPTRNTGRSNSSLNSTPTRLSQTSQSTITTSTNSKHHRPSLEETSSTNMSSVYGKNSGIEILTCADIKEMTGIKIPSHNDTWWCVLEFSCQEVRESSDDLVIFFASSSEMQRFLRMLEHLWQAKNNDLFPITVLDEDDSVSEQCTALYMDIQRSWEPLLSAALGYPL